Part of the Apodemus sylvaticus chromosome 15, mApoSyl1.1, whole genome shotgun sequence genome is shown below.
CGTATTCATTCTCAGTTCAGGCTAACCTGGTTGCCTGTGTTGTCAGGATTATGTGAGTGCTAAATACTCAAACTGTTGAACGGAACAACTCACAATCTCGGAGCTGAATAGTGAGATGACATACCGAGAAAGATAgctgcacttaaaaaaaaaagaacgtatTATGGTGTAGGcacatatttctaattttaaaaaccacATAGGTATTGCTGTTCCTATTTTGGAAAATGAAAGCTGAGAAAAAGTAACAGCACACACTGGTAAGAGAGCTGGTGAAAGGCAAAGCAACCTGGGTAATTCTCCAAGAGTGGTTTTCTCCATTGCAACACAGTCACTGCCTCTCAATGCTTGGCAGAGTGTTTAGTATGCGGAAAAGCACTCCACAGGcagcccttcccttcccctttcccccagaGAGCTTTCTACACTAGCGTTCATTCTCCCCATTTGACAGCTATGAAAAGGAATGTCCAGAAATGGGGCTATGAATTGTCCACTCTATACCTGCGTTGCATGCGATAGATAGCTTCTCAGGCTAAGTCATCTGCTTGGTACTCCTGTAAGCAGGCACTAGGTTCTCAAGGAGTAACAGGAGTTTTAACTTCTGTTCAGGCAAACACAACATGGCCTCACCGGCTGACAGCTGTATCCAGTTCACCCGCCATGCTAGTGATGTTCTTCTCAACCTCAATCGCCTCCGGAGTCGGGACATCTTGACCGATGTTGTCATCGTGGTGAGCCGTGAGCAGTTTAGAGCCCATAAGACAGTGCTCATGGCCTGCAGGTGAGTGGTCTGGGCGTGAAGGGGGACTGCAGAAATGGGGATGCTCGGATCGTAGCCAGTGAGATGAATAATGGTGGCTGTTCTCATGTCTGAGATGACATTTCCTTAGTCTCCAGATCTCAGCAAATGGCCTGGCATTGCGGATTCTCAAAAACAATTGAATGAACACACCTTTGGAAAAGCGTTGCTGTTCCGAAGGAATAGTGAGTGAAGAAATCATATACTATCAAAGCCAAGGTGCATTTGAGGCCACATGGGAGAGTATCTTCACTTAAACAGCATGAGGATGAGACAAAAGTTTCTAAATGGGTTAACCAAGCTTGAAAGCTTTTGGCCTTTTATGCCATGactgtactttattttttaaaaaattgctttttggtttttcaagacctgatttctctgtgtgtagccctgactttcctggaacttgatccATAGACCagtcaggccttgaactcacagagatccacctgcatctgccacCCAAGTACTGGGAATTAGTGTTTGCTGCCACTGTCctaaaacgtttttttttttttttttttttttttttgtttttttttttttgagacaggtagaTTAAGCTAGCCTTGGATATAATACttagctaaggctggccttgaaattctgatcctcTCACCCCAAGTGCTAGGAGTATAGGTATAAATTACCATGCCCAGATTATTATACTTAATTTATACTATAATTATATTTCCATGGTTTAAGCATAGAGTATGCCAGCTAATTCTTCAAATTTTcctgaatttcatgatttctgtgCCACAGCATATTAAGTCATTTCCAAGGTCTTCCTACTAGTTGTGGGTGACACTATGTCTCCATTTTGTAGATAATGAAAGCAAGGCACATGTCTGTGCTCTGTATTGCAACTAGAGAACTTCACCAATGTCTAataatagcatttaaaaaaaaataatgtgaagggttggtgagatggttcagtgggtaaagacgcATGCCCCCAAACCTGATGACGCAAGTTCACGTTCAGGACCCGcatggaggatggagaggagtgACTGTcacaagttgtcctgtgacctccactaTCATGACATAgcaaatttatacacacacacacacacacacacacacagacacacacacacacacacacacacagagagacagacagacagacagacagaggagaaagagacagagacacagagagatacagagacacagagacagagacacagagacagacagctaGTGTAAAGATCATATGTAAAACAGGAACTTATGGAGATATAAAGTGATAGCTAGTGTTCAGTATTTACCGAGGCCTGCCTCAGTGCACACCCcttacatagttttttttttttttgttctcacCACAACCCTATTAAGCACATATAAAAATATCCCTTTACTTAGCAGATAAGGAAACCAAGGCATAGAGGAGGTAAGGCTGTTGGCCACAGTTGAAGAGCTGCTTCCTGCGGAAGGCCTTGGCTCACTTCTGACAACCCACCCAGAAGGAGATTTGTGATGACAGTCATTTTAATATTAACTGACTAGACAACATGACCTGGAGGCATGGGTTGGGATTAGACTTGAATCTTCTAGGAATAATTGACTTTCTGGTAATCGTTGGACTTCGAGCAAGGCTGTGGagtataaatatgcatgtgtcACCATTGTCCATTCCCCAATGTGCTCCTCACGCAGGAGACTTCTATAACTAAGGCTATTGTGATAAAACAAGGGAAAATCTATAGCACACACATGACGTAGAAGCAGATGAATGCTAAGTTAGACAAGAGAAAAACACCACCGTGGGCCCAAGACTCTGCTAGCTCAGTTTCTCCAAGTGTAGAGGGAGAAGGTGATAGCTCTCTGTCTCACAGGTTTAGGGAGAATGCTGGTTAATGTAAACTTGCAAAATCCTTCAGGAACTGCTGGCATCTGCCAGACTTTCCACAGGTAGACGTAATTATTAAGTGCCACAGAGCTTTGGGATCTGGGCTCCggaaagagaagacacagagacacTTTGTGACCACCACACTGGCACCTCTGCTTGTTTTACAGTGGCCTGTTCTACAGCATCTTCACTGACCAGTTGAAATGCAACCTGAGTGTAATCAACCTGGATCCTGAGATCAGCCCTGAGGGGTTTTGCATCCTCTTGGACTTCATGTACACATCTAGACTCAACCTGAGGGAAGGCAATATCATGGCTGTGATGACCACAGCTATGTACCTGCAGATGGAACATGTCGTCGACACATGCAGGAAGTTCATCAAGGCCAGGTGAGGCCGCTACCTAGGCAGGAGCTGTGGATGCAGAAAGGATAGTTCCAGATCAGAAACCATGCATGCTGGGATACCCTCCGCGACATGCGACGCCCCCTTCTACTCTTTAGCCGTGTGCTCTAGGCGGACACCATTTCTTGTAACTGTCCAGATGTCCATCTTGTAtaagctccacccccaccccacccacacaccccaccCTATTTCCTTTTAGTCCTTCTTCCCACTTGCCCTGCAAGGCCCAAACTGGAAGCCATTTCCATGGACCTTTTTCTGACATCCTCATTTTGTCTGTGTTTGGCAGGCACCATTTTGCTTTTCCTTCCGACCTTCCTTCTCCTGCTAACCTTCGTCTGTAGGTTAGTTCTCCTCTAGACGTCTGTGATAACTATTCCTATACGCGCCTTCTTTGTCTACCAAAGCAGAGGCTGTTTGAGTTTACAGCTGAGTTGGAGTTTATTATTCTATCAACACACTCATGTTTGGGAGGATACTTCATGGATAGAATGGAGTTGGCTGGGTCTAACCCTTACCCAAGGGGTAGGAGACATGGTCATTATCAGAAGATCCTGAGAGTCGGGGAAATGAAGAGTTGGTAAATGGAGCAGTTACTTGAGGCTTACCTTCCTCAGAATCATGTAACTCAGCAGCTTTAGGCTAGCTTCTTACCAGAAGGGATTTCCCATCTATTGACCGCTTCCAGGACCTAGGAACTCATATTCTCACAACCATACCATCTGCTCTGGGTAGCTGCAAAGTCTCTTTTTACAACCTCTTGAAGCCCGGCTCTGTAGATGCTCTCTTTCTGGTTCCAGCTCTGTTAGTGGGGAGTTTGTTGAGCTGCCCTACTTTTTTCACCCACACAAGTCTCTTTAAGTATTTGCAGCCAGTGGTTTTTGTCTCCAGTGGGTGATAATGGCGGCGGCCTCATCATCCGCATCCTTTGGGAGTCCTTTACACAGGCCAGGCCTTGCGCTCTGAACGGTGAAGCAACTTGCTGCAGGTCAGAGCTGGGTTTTGCAAACCAGGTCAGGCTGCTCCATCACCAGGGCTTTGTGCTGGTCACTGCCTGTTCTTCATCAACCTCCCTGTAAACCTGCTCAACATACAGGGCAGGTCTTTTGGTTGATACACACTGACTGTAGAGTGCCACCACTCTGTGCATTCTTCCCTCCTAGCTTctatgagtatgaaatgtcctgcTTTTCCTTGCAGGAGTATTGCACGTGTGAAATGAGATAAAGGCTTTCAAAGTTTTACATAACCCATATAATTTTTACATAACCCATATGATTCTATATAATCAGAAGACTTACAGTTTCTaagacatgcatacatatgcacctCACATTTACAAGACCATGCCCAATCAAATACAGGCTATATGAGTAACtcttcttcctcagtttccctcacCGTACCTCAGATAGCTAGACTTCTGGGTATAATGCCCTATAATTCTGTTTTCCTACTCTAGAGTCACATCTCCCATGTCTAGCTGACTCAAGCACAGATGCAGTTATATAACAGTGTCACTGGAAGGTCATCTGTTTAACAGTTCTAATTTTGGGTCTTTTTCTTAATCCCCCACAGTGAAGCAGAAATGGCCCCTGCACTTAAACCTCCCCGTGAAGAGTTCCTGAACAGCCGGATGCTCATGCCCTCTGACATCATGGCCTATCGAGGTCGTGAGGTTGTGGAGAACAGTATGCCACTAAGAAATACTCCTGGGTGTGAGAGCAGAGCTTTTGCCCCTCCCCTGTACAGTGGCCTGTCAACACCACCAGCCTCTTACCCTATGTACAGCCATCTCCCCCTCAgcagcttcctcttctctgatgaGGAACTCCGAGATGCCCCCCGAATGCCTGTCGCCAACCCTTTTCCCAAGGAGCGCGCCCTTCCCTGCGACAGTGCCAGGCCCATCCCTAATGACTACAGCCGGCCAGCCATGGAGGTGTCCCCCAGCCTGTGCCACAGCAACATCTACTCGCCCAAGGAGGCGGTCCCAGAGGAGGCTCGGAGTGACATACACTACAGTGTGGCTGAGGGCCCCAAGCCTGCTGCCCCTTCTGTTCGGAATGTCCCATACTTCCCCTGCGACAAAGCCAGCAAAGAAGAAGAGAGACCCTCTTCAGAGGATGAGATCGCCCTGCATTTCGAGTCCCCCAATGCACCCTTGAACCGGAAGGGCCTGGTTAGTCCCCAGAGTCCCCAGAAATCCGACTGCCAGCCCAACTCACCCACAGAGTCCTGCAGCAGCAAGAACGCCTGCATTCTTCAGGCCTCTGGCTCCTCTCCAGCCAAGAGCCCCACTGACCCGAAAGCCTGCAACTGGAAGAAATACAAGTTCATCGTTCTCAACAGCCTCAATCAGAACGCCAAACCTGAGGGCTCTGAGCAGG
Proteins encoded:
- the Bcl6 gene encoding B-cell lymphoma 6 protein → MASPADSCIQFTRHASDVLLNLNRLRSRDILTDVVIVVSREQFRAHKTVLMACSGLFYSIFTDQLKCNLSVINLDPEISPEGFCILLDFMYTSRLNLREGNIMAVMTTAMYLQMEHVVDTCRKFIKASEAEMAPALKPPREEFLNSRMLMPSDIMAYRGREVVENSMPLRNTPGCESRAFAPPLYSGLSTPPASYPMYSHLPLSSFLFSDEELRDAPRMPVANPFPKERALPCDSARPIPNDYSRPAMEVSPSLCHSNIYSPKEAVPEEARSDIHYSVAEGPKPAAPSVRNVPYFPCDKASKEEERPSSEDEIALHFESPNAPLNRKGLVSPQSPQKSDCQPNSPTESCSSKNACILQASGSSPAKSPTDPKACNWKKYKFIVLNSLNQNAKPEGSEQAELGRLSPRAYPAPPACQPPMEPTNLDLQSPTKLSASGEDSTIPQASRLNNIVNRSLAGSPRSSSESHSPLFMHPPKCTSCGSQSPQHTEMCLHTAGPTFPEEMGETQSEYSDSSCENGAFFCNECDCRFSEEASLKRHTLQTHSDKPYKCDRCQASFRYKGNLASHKTVHTGEKPYRCNICGAQFNRPANLKTHTRIHSGEKPYKCETCGARFVQVAHLRAHVLIHTGEKPYPCEICGTRFRHLQTLKSHLRIHTGEKPYHCEKCNLHFRHKSQLRLHLRQKHGAITNTKVQYRVSAADLPPELPKAC